A portion of the Acidisarcina polymorpha genome contains these proteins:
- a CDS encoding hybrid sensor histidine kinase/response regulator has protein sequence MEFAEEVREFLIESNENLGVLDREIVELEKSPADEKLIASVFRTIHTIKGTCGFFGFEILGSITHVAENILGQVREKQRNLTPDLVSLVLETVDVVKLVLSNIEEQGEEGVDVYQSLRQRLDDAYNFRSGSVPSAASGLAVSGTALPVAAPSTSSEGIDSPSMDLPADSSPSSAPADLSDCIHTLEERPLPALAAEEVEEDHTEPVTSPGAKQASPDSEPRVPKESNGAAGTSNGGSVADSTIRVDVTLLDKLMNLVGELVLARNQILQGTATQSGASSGAAQRLNLITSELQEGVMRTRMQPIGVVWNKLPRVVRDLASEVGKQIEIQMEGAETELDKTIIEAIKDPLTHIVRNSCDHGIESPDVRVKKGKKKAGTILLRAYHEGGHVNIEISDDGAGIDPERVKRKAVDKGLIRAEQAAIMSEWEALRLVFLPGFSTAEKITSISGRGVGMDVVKTNIEKIGGAVDLFNRPKAGSTVKIKIPLTLAIIPGLIVNLNSSRSSGGVATMRQDRFVIPQANLLELVRLEGAEDRKQIESIHGTEVYRRRGKLLPLTYLSRVLGLTPAHKEDDLLNIVILQAEDTAFGLVVDGVSDTQEIVVKALGKQLKSLSCYVGATIMGDGKIALILDVPGLGRLANILSQSLERGRTEAKSLDTVEDLRQTLLLFSAGRYPRLVVPLSMVARLEEFASSKIEYAAGLPVLHYRDAILPLVSVGAMLDRGGADAAMERDSLQVIVFSEGNRHVGLVVDEIQDIVEEAVTVKRASTSFGLLGSGVVGGKITDFIDLGALLQAAIGSHPDAFSSQLPLSTSLLVVDASKIARGVLRGYLEMSGHHVLEASSVETALEIVARNPVRVVITASSLGRSSAGDLLDAMRNREALVSVPVLGLVDESGDLPEETIQGRRFDGVVRASDRDGLLRTIEALAGEKTAGKKEFEMAGSSR, from the coding sequence ATGGAGTTTGCTGAAGAAGTCCGAGAGTTCCTGATCGAGAGCAATGAGAATCTCGGGGTACTCGATCGCGAGATTGTCGAGCTTGAGAAAAGCCCAGCCGACGAAAAGCTGATTGCGAGCGTCTTTCGTACGATTCACACCATCAAGGGCACCTGCGGATTTTTCGGCTTCGAGATCCTGGGCTCGATCACGCATGTGGCGGAAAACATCCTGGGCCAGGTGCGCGAGAAACAACGGAATCTGACTCCCGATTTGGTCTCGCTGGTGCTCGAAACCGTCGACGTCGTCAAGCTGGTGCTGTCGAACATTGAGGAACAGGGCGAAGAAGGAGTCGATGTCTACCAGAGCCTGCGGCAGCGGCTCGACGACGCCTATAACTTCCGTTCAGGATCGGTGCCCTCTGCTGCTTCGGGCCTGGCTGTATCGGGAACTGCTTTACCGGTTGCGGCGCCATCGACGTCCAGCGAGGGAATCGACTCTCCCTCAATGGATTTGCCGGCCGATTCTTCGCCATCGAGCGCCCCAGCCGATCTGAGTGATTGTATCCATACCCTCGAGGAACGTCCCCTGCCAGCTCTCGCTGCCGAGGAGGTCGAGGAGGACCACACCGAGCCTGTGACTTCGCCAGGCGCAAAACAAGCAAGCCCTGATTCCGAGCCCCGGGTCCCGAAAGAGAGCAATGGAGCGGCCGGTACTTCGAACGGCGGATCCGTGGCGGATTCGACCATCCGCGTCGACGTAACCTTGCTCGACAAGCTGATGAACCTGGTGGGAGAGCTGGTATTGGCCAGGAACCAGATCCTTCAAGGGACGGCGACCCAGAGTGGCGCCAGCAGCGGAGCGGCGCAACGGCTCAACCTGATCACGAGCGAGCTCCAAGAGGGTGTCATGCGCACCCGGATGCAGCCGATCGGAGTGGTATGGAACAAGCTGCCGAGAGTGGTGCGTGACTTGGCCTCCGAGGTTGGCAAGCAGATCGAGATCCAGATGGAAGGAGCGGAGACCGAACTCGACAAGACCATTATCGAAGCGATTAAAGACCCTCTGACCCACATCGTGCGAAACTCCTGTGACCACGGGATTGAATCTCCCGACGTTCGGGTCAAGAAAGGGAAGAAAAAGGCGGGCACGATCCTGCTGCGCGCTTATCACGAAGGTGGACACGTCAACATCGAGATCTCTGACGACGGTGCTGGCATCGACCCGGAGCGGGTGAAGCGCAAGGCGGTCGATAAAGGGCTCATCCGCGCCGAGCAGGCTGCGATCATGAGCGAATGGGAGGCGCTTCGACTGGTCTTTCTGCCCGGATTCTCGACGGCAGAGAAGATCACCAGCATCTCCGGCCGCGGCGTCGGCATGGATGTGGTGAAGACCAACATCGAGAAGATCGGGGGGGCCGTCGATCTTTTCAATCGTCCGAAAGCAGGGAGCACGGTCAAGATCAAGATTCCGCTCACCCTCGCCATTATCCCTGGTTTGATTGTGAACTTGAACAGCAGCCGGTCGAGCGGCGGCGTAGCGACCATGCGCCAGGACCGGTTCGTCATTCCGCAGGCCAATCTGCTCGAACTGGTGCGCCTGGAAGGCGCCGAGGATCGCAAACAAATAGAAAGCATCCACGGCACAGAGGTCTACCGGCGTCGCGGCAAGCTGCTGCCGCTGACCTATTTAAGCCGGGTCCTGGGGCTGACTCCGGCCCACAAAGAGGATGACCTGCTCAACATCGTCATTCTGCAGGCGGAGGATACAGCCTTCGGGCTGGTCGTCGACGGGGTCAGCGACACCCAGGAGATTGTGGTCAAGGCGCTGGGAAAACAGCTGAAATCGCTGAGTTGTTATGTCGGTGCGACGATCATGGGGGACGGCAAGATTGCCCTCATCCTCGATGTCCCGGGCTTAGGGCGTCTAGCCAATATTCTCTCGCAATCGCTCGAGCGCGGCAGGACGGAAGCCAAGTCGCTCGATACGGTTGAGGACCTTCGCCAGACGCTCTTGCTGTTCAGCGCTGGCCGCTATCCGCGGCTGGTGGTGCCGCTTTCGATGGTTGCCCGGCTGGAGGAGTTTGCGAGTTCGAAGATCGAATACGCGGCCGGTTTGCCTGTGCTTCACTATCGCGACGCGATCCTGCCGCTGGTTTCAGTCGGTGCAATGCTCGACCGCGGCGGCGCGGATGCGGCGATGGAGCGGGACTCCCTGCAGGTGATCGTCTTCAGCGAGGGCAACCGGCATGTCGGTCTCGTAGTCGATGAAATCCAGGACATCGTCGAAGAAGCCGTGACCGTCAAGCGCGCCAGCACCTCGTTCGGCTTGTTGGGCTCTGGTGTGGTGGGGGGAAAAATTACCGACTTCATTGATTTGGGGGCACTGCTCCAAGCCGCGATCGGGAGTCATCCGGATGCCTTCTCTTCACAGCTTCCGCTCAGCACGTCATTGCTGGTCGTGGACGCCTCGAAGATCGCCCGCGGGGTGCTTCGCGGCTACCTCGAGATGAGCGGCCATCATGTGCTCGAGGCAAGCAGTGTAGAAACGGCCCTTGAGATTGTCGCCCGGAATCCGGTGCGGGTGGTGATCACCGCGTCCAGTCTGGGGCGATCGAGCGCCGGCGATCTGCTCGACGCGATGCGGAACCGTGAGGCGCTCGTGTCGGTTCCGGTGCTTGGACTCGTCGATGAGAGCGGAGACTTGCCCGAAGAGACGATCCAGGGACGACGGTTTGATGGCGTAGTCCGAGCCTCCGACCGCGACGGATTGTTGCGGACGATTGAAGCGTTAGCTGGAGAAAAGACAGCGGGGAAGAAGGAGTTCGAAATGGCGGGGAGTTCCAGATGA
- a CDS encoding chemotaxis protein CheW has protein sequence MTISSAAAGQLGETRQYSTFRVADMFMGIELTRVQELLRFQEMTSVPLAPRAIEGLINLRGQIVTALDVRRILGLPAFESEDALPMNIVIQSEGGPVSLLVDEICDVLDVPLEAAKPLPENMPAAQRELLDGVYQLTTGLLLILNTQRVLESAAH, from the coding sequence ATGACCATTAGCAGTGCGGCAGCAGGACAGCTCGGGGAGACACGGCAGTATTCAACGTTCCGGGTGGCGGATATGTTTATGGGGATCGAGCTAACGCGAGTGCAGGAGTTGCTCCGTTTCCAGGAGATGACGAGCGTTCCTTTGGCGCCGCGGGCGATCGAAGGCCTCATCAACCTGCGCGGGCAGATTGTTACGGCGCTCGATGTGCGGCGGATTCTTGGGCTTCCGGCCTTTGAATCCGAAGACGCTCTGCCGATGAACATCGTGATTCAGTCGGAAGGCGGCCCGGTCAGCCTGCTGGTGGATGAAATCTGCGACGTGCTCGACGTTCCCCTCGAAGCAGCAAAGCCGCTGCCGGAAAACATGCCGGCAGCTCAGCGGGAGCTGCTGGATGGCGTCTACCAGCTGACCACCGGATTGTTGCTGATCCTCAACACCCAGCGGGTGCTGGAAAGCGCGGCGCACTAA